Proteins encoded together in one Coffea arabica cultivar ET-39 chromosome 2c, Coffea Arabica ET-39 HiFi, whole genome shotgun sequence window:
- the LOC113725253 gene encoding ABC transporter I family member 6, chloroplastic, with translation MALAPFTPYCSSTSPLFSSKKCSVVSNSQLIVVSALSSRRSSLINTRRSLRVRSAVTFDSPASSSAHSSDSPEPLLEVKDLSAVVSESKQPVLKGVDLTIHRGEVHAVMGKNGSGKSTFAKVLVGHPDYEITGGSVTYKGENLLEMEPEERAVAGLFMSFQTPVEIPGVSNIDFLNMAYNARRIKHGQPELGPIEFYGYIAPKLELVNMKVDFLNRNVNVGFSGGERKRNEILQLAVLGAELGILDEIDSGLDVDALRDVAKAVNGLLTPKNSVLMITHYLRLLEFIKPTFIHIMEDGKIVKTGDISIAKLLEKEGYKAISGS, from the exons ATGGCGCTCGCCCCATTCACACCTTATTGTTCTTCAACTTCTCCTCTATTTTCTTCCAAGAAGTGCTCCGTCGTCTCTAATTCTCAACTGATTGTCGTCTCTGCTCTGTCCTCTCGCCGCTCGAGTCTCATCAACACCCGCCGTTCTCTGAGAGTCAGAAGCGCCGTAACCTTCGACTCTCCGGCGTCATCATCCGCCCATAGCAGCGACTCGCCCGAGCCTCTCCTGGAAGTTAAGGACCTCTCAGCCGTCGTCTCCGAGTCAAAACAGCCGGTTCTCAAAGGGGTTGACCTTACTATCCACCGAGGCGAG GTTCATGCTGTTATGGGGAAGAATGGTTCTGGAAAGAGCACTTTTGCCAAG GTCCTTGTTGGGCATCCTGATTATGAGATTACAGGCGGTAGTGTCACTTATAAGGGTGAGAATTTGCTTGAGATGGAACCAGAGGAAAGAGCTGTTGCCGGCCTTTTCATGAGCTTCCAGACCCCTGTTGAAATTCCAGGGGTAAGCAATATTGACTTCTTGAACATGGCATACAATGCTAGAAGGATAAAACATGGACAACCGGAGCTTGGACCAATTGAG TTCTATGGCTACATTGCGCCAAAGCTTGAGCTTGTAAATATGAAAGTAGACTTTTTGAACAGGAATGTTAATGTAGGATTTAGTGGTGGAGAAAGGAAGCGTAATGAGATTTTACAACTTGCG GTTCTTGGTGCAGAGTTGGGTATATTGGACGAAATTGATTCTGGCCTAGATGTAGATGCACTGCGTGATGTCGCAAAGGCAGTGAATGGACTCCTCACTCCCAAGAATTCAGTTTTAATGATTACTCACTATCTGCGACTTTTGGAGTTTATCAAGCCAACATTTATCCATATAATG GAGGATGGGAAAATTGTGAAGACTGGAGATATTTCCATCGCTAAACTTCTTGAGAAGGAAGGTTACAAGGCAATTTCTGGGTCATAA